TTTTAGTTCGAGTGTCTGACATTATTTTCAGGAGAACCAATGGATACAATACTACTTTTAGGACACGGCAGCAGATTGACAGCGGCAAATACCCCACTTAAACAGATGGCTGATATGATAAAAGAGATGGGGAATATCCCTTGTGTAGAAATAGCCTTTCTGCAGTTTAGCAAACCTGATTTCTTTGATGGCGTGTCTGCTTGTGTGTCAAAAGGTGCCAAAAGAATAATTATCTATCCCTATTTCCTCTACAAGGGAAGACATTTCTATGAAGATATTCCTGAAATGATTGAGGAAGCACGGAAAAGATACAGTGATGTTGAATTTATCCTCACCGAACCTATTGATGTGCACGAAAATATTGCAAAGATTATCGTTGAAAGATTAAAGAATGAAATTAAAGAGGTAAAAATCCTTAAACCTCACGAGATAGAAGGGAAAAGCCTTGAAATAATTAGCGAAGAACTTGGACAGACTAATTTCACAAATACAGAATTATCTGTAGTAAAACGGGTTATCCACGCTAGCGGAGATTTTGATTTTGTCCAAAATATGCGTTTTCACCCTGATGCCATTGAGTCAGGGATAAAGGCAATAAAAGCAGGCA
This window of the bacterium genome carries:
- a CDS encoding precorrin-8X methylmutase yields the protein MDTILLLGHGSRLTAANTPLKQMADMIKEMGNIPCVEIAFLQFSKPDFFDGVSACVSKGAKRIIIYPYFLYKGRHFYEDIPEMIEEARKRYSDVEFILTEPIDVHENIAKIIVERLKNEIKEVKILKPHEIEGKSLEIISEELGQTNFTNTELSVVKRVIHASGDFDFVQNMRFHPDAIESGIKAIKAGRDILVDVKMVEAGINKEMLERWGGRVICKIGSDISEKSDYKTKTEMGIEIAARENNNIGIVAIGNAPTALYKTMKLIRNGVFKPELVIGVPVGFVKANESKEVLLHMKYPFITSLGRKGGSPVAVAIVNALLKMAEEGEK